A single Kwoniella bestiolae CBS 10118 chromosome 8, complete sequence DNA region contains:
- a CDS encoding mitochondria fission 1 protein, which yields MPTELPYAAEAETSLGYEELQVLRTQYYKEIEQGHVTTQSKFNYGWGLVKSSSADLQTEGVKLLQEIYSASPAHRRECTYYIAVGYYKLKNYAYAKKFNDLLLSVEPENMQAQSLRTLIDQAVQRDGYIGMGLIAGAAAVTGLLVAGLVKRSRR from the exons ATGCCCACCGAACTTCCTTACGCAGCCGAAGCCGAGACTTCATTGGGATACGAGGAATTACAA GTACTGAGGACGCAGTATTACAAGGAGATTGAACAAGGGCATGTAACTACGCAGAGCAAGTTTAATTATG GTTGGGGCCTAGTCAAGTCGAGTAGTGCAGACCTCCAGACGGAAGGTGTCAAACTACTGCAAG AAATATACTCCGCCTCACCCGCCCATCGAAGGGAATGTACATATTACATAGCAGTGGGGTACTACAAGCTGAAGAACTACGCGTATGCTAAGAAGTTCAATG ACCTCTTACTATCAGTCGAGCCAGAGAACATGCAAGCTCAATCCCTACGAACACTGATCGACCAAGCTGTCCAGAGGGACGGTTATATCG GTATGGGTCTCATAGCGGGTGCAGCAGCGGTGACGGGATTGTTGGTAGCAGGATTAGTGAAACGTTCGAGGAGATAA